The Faecalibacterium sp. I3-3-89 sequence GTGCCCCGGGCCACCTTTTCGCCCCGGGAGCTGGCCGAGCTGACCATCGAGTTCTACCGCCGCAACTACATCGAGGGGCTTTTCCTGTCCAGCGCCGTGCTGGGCACCCCCGACTACACCACCGAGCGGATGCTCTCCGTCCTGCGGCTGCTGCGGAACGAATACCATTTCGGCGGCTATATCCATGCCAAGACCATCCCCGGCACAAGCCCGGAGCTGATCCGGCAGATGGGCTTCCTCGCCGACCGCCTCAGCGTCAACGTCGAGCTGCCCAGCGAGCAGAGCCTCCATCTCCTCGCCCCCGACAAGGGCCGCCACTCCATCTTCCGGCCCATGAAGCAGATCTCGGCGGCGGGCGAGGAGAGCAAAAAGGAGCTGACCCTCTACCGCCACGCCCCCAAGTTCGCCCCTGCCGGCCAGAGCACCCAGATGATCGTCGGCGCATCGCCCGAGACAGACTACCACATTTTACAGCTCTCCGAGGGGATGTACCAGAAATACGGCCTCAAGCGGGTGTTCTACTCGGCCTACATCCCGGTGTCGGACGACACCCGCCTGCCCGCTCTGGACACAAAGCCGCCCCTGCTGCGGGAGCACCGGCTCTATCAGGCCGACTGGCTGCTCCGCTTCTACCAGTTCAGGGCCGACGAGATCCTAGACAAAGACAACCAGAGCTTCAACCCCTACCTCGACCCCAAGTGCAACTGGGCCGTCCAGCACTACGGGCTGTTCCCGGTGGACATCAACCGTGCCCCCTTCGAGATGCTGCTGCGGGTGCCGGGCATCGGCCCCAAGAGCGCCCGCCGCATCCGGGAGGCGCGGCGGCTGTCCGACCTCGGCCTCGACGAGCTGAAGCGGATGGGCGTCGTGCTCAAGCGGGCGCAGTATTTCATCACCTGCCGGGGCTTTTCGGGGGCGCACCCGGGCCGGGGCAGCGCCGGACGGGAGCGCATCACCCGGGCACTCATCGACCCCAACGTCTTCAGTGCCGGGGCCGAACAGCTGAGCCTCTTCGCCCCGCCGGCGGTGGACCGGCTCGTTGCGCAGGGCGTGCCGCCCCGGGCGGCCCAGCGGATGGTGCGGGAGGAGGCAGTGCAATGTCTGGCGAGAGCGTTGTGACCCCGCCGAAGGCCCGGAAGCTCCACGACGCCGATGTG is a genomic window containing:
- a CDS encoding putative DNA modification/repair radical SAM protein yields the protein MEQSLMDKLTILADSAKYDVACTSSGASRAARAGTLGSCYAPGCCHAFTADGRCVSLLKVLMSNCCAFDCSYCVNRKSNDVPRATFSPRELAELTIEFYRRNYIEGLFLSSAVLGTPDYTTERMLSVLRLLRNEYHFGGYIHAKTIPGTSPELIRQMGFLADRLSVNVELPSEQSLHLLAPDKGRHSIFRPMKQISAAGEESKKELTLYRHAPKFAPAGQSTQMIVGASPETDYHILQLSEGMYQKYGLKRVFYSAYIPVSDDTRLPALDTKPPLLREHRLYQADWLLRFYQFRADEILDKDNQSFNPYLDPKCNWAVQHYGLFPVDINRAPFEMLLRVPGIGPKSARRIREARRLSDLGLDELKRMGVVLKRAQYFITCRGFSGAHPGRGSAGRERITRALIDPNVFSAGAEQLSLFAPPAVDRLVAQGVPPRAAQRMVREEAVQCLARAL